Part of the Motacilla alba alba isolate MOTALB_02 chromosome 20, Motacilla_alba_V1.0_pri, whole genome shotgun sequence genome, GCCGCCTGCTCCGCCGCCACCGGGGACacccccgggcccggcccgcagCGGGCGGCCTCCCCGGGCCGCACGGCCTTCAGCGGGCCGCCGGCGCCCGCGGGCAGCGGCGAAGAAGCGACAGCGGCGACCTTCATGGCGAGAGGCGGCGAGCGGAGCGGGGACGCGGCGGGCGGACAAGGagcccgcgccccgccgcgccTCTTATAGAGCGCCGCCGACGGGtgggcggggccgcggggaaCGCTCGACCAATGGCAACACAGAAAGAGCGGGCGCAGCCCCGCCCACTCCATTCATGCGCCCCAAAGGGCAGCGTCTTAAAGGGGCAATGGCGGAGAGAGCGCCGTGACGGGCTTGGCCTGCGGGGCAGGAGCGCTGGCGGTGCGGAGGCTACAGGGGTGCGGAGCGCCCGCCCTGCCCGCAATTAACGCGGGTGCTTGCCCCGCGGGCTCTCGGTGTCGGGCTCCGCGCAGCCCCGCTCGCCCCTTGTCCCCTCCAGGCCCCCGGTGCCCCTCCGGGCGTTCGGCCCCCCCGCACTCCCCGCGCCCCCCCTCCCCGCGGCGGCTCAGACCGTGAGACGCCAGGGTCGTGACGTCACCCATTCATAAAACCCCGCGCGCTGTCAgcgcggcgccgggcgggcggTGCCCATGGCGACGGGGGCGGGGACGGGACACACACCTGCAGCCCCTACGGGGGGCATCGGGACCCCCACGGAGACACCGCCACCCCCACCGGGACACCGGCACTCCCACGGAGACACTGCCATCCTCTCCTGGATACGGGGGCAACGGGACTTGCAGGAATCACGGGGACCCCCGGGGGACATCTGCACCCTCACGGGGACAAGGAGGCACCGGGGCCCCACGGTGGCACGGGCACACGGGCATCCCCACAGGGGACagctccccgcccgccgccccaCGTTCGGAGTTCCCCGTTCCCCCCCTCTCCCGGAGCTCAaacctgcccagagctgctcggTGGCGgctgccggggcggggggcgccaGGTTCGGGTCCACCCGAGGGACGGGCAGAGGGGTCGAGCGCTGGGTGCGTGGGGCAGCGCGGGGAGCGGGCTGCGAGCACGGTTCTGCCGAGGGGGAAATTTGTGGAAGTCCCTCCACTGTGCGAGGCAGCCGGTCCTTGCCCCGAAGGGTTTCTGGTCCGGGCTGTAATTAGCGTTTCTGCTAATTACCCCGCACCTGCGGGGAGGGCAGGCAGCGCCCGGGGAGGGCCCCCCGAGCGAGACCTCGGCACACCCCGAGCAGCACGAAATGgtgtgggaagggagggaggcaaAGCTGCAGCCTCACACACTGCCGGGTGTGTGCACAGACAGACACGCAGGGCGGGTGTGCGTGTGCACACACGAAGGCGCGGGCACACACGTGCCTGCACACACAGATGTGTGTGGGACATACCCAAATATGTGCACGGGAGCATTCGCATGCATACACAACCCTGTGGAGACCGAACACAGCCACAGGTACACGCACACAACAGAGGCACACGCGGACGGACGCACATACaggtacacacacacatgtggaCACAGATGCACGCTCGTGCACACATACACCCTGCCTTGCACACCAACACGTGTGCCcaagtgccagcacagctctttatggggctgggctgggggggcagACCCTGCTGCACGTCCCCAGGCATTCAGGGAGCTGAAGGCCTCCCCTCTTCATCCTCTTTTGGGGAGGGCAGCAATCCTGGAGAGCATGCATGAACTCCaaccctgccagcctggctgggggggAGCTGGatccccctgtccctccctccgtccctcctccctgtgtcccccagcctGGTGCGGTGGCGGTTCCCAGGGTGGGCACGGCGCTGGGGTCGCCCCCTCCATTCAGGGCTCGGCGGAGGGCCCGGTGCTGCCCGGTTCCCACCGCGGCTCTCAAAGCTGCTAATTAGCCCCCATCTGGCGGCAGTGGCCGGGCCGCGGCGGGAGGCCGGGGACATTGTGCACAGGAATGTCTTTCAGGGCCGCCGGCCGGCCGCCGCCACCGCCAGCTGCGCCGCCAACAATGCCAGGACGAGCCGGACCCCGCGCCCCGGCCACCGGCCACCCCGAGCGGCGCGGGGACGAGGATTTCGTGGCCGTGGTGGGTGTCACGGCACATCGTGGCACAGCCGCCCCGGCACAGCCACtccagctgcccgctggatgCCCCCGAGAGCAGGACACCCCTCGCCCCGTGCCTCCGCACGCTGGGGTGCTGGGGACGGGCtgcggggctcggggctgccgGTGTGGCACCGGGACGCTGCCTTGGCCACAGCTGGCCGCGGGGTCCCGGCCTGGCACGGCGAGCCGGCCGGCGCAGCGGTGTTGTCCGGCAGAACACAGAGCTTCATTTCCATCTCAATTCTGGGAACGGGGCTCGCGGCGCGGTAACAGCAGCCTCGGCCATATGGTGCCGGCGGGGCTCAGCCCGGCCGGGGGGGCAGCCGGGGGGCGGCTGCTTTGCGCTGAGCAGGGGTTGCCCGGCAGCCGAGCACATCAAAgcccccggccgcccccgccccgccgggacCACACAGGGCACGGCCGCGCCGGGCCGCCCAGGGGCCGCGGGGCTGCTGCCCCGGGGGAACGGGGTACAGCCGGCACCCCAGGAGCGGCAGCACCCAGCCCCGCACTCCGGCACGGACACCGCAGGTCAGGCCGGCCCCCGCCAGTGACCGGGACTCCCGAACTGGCCGGGGTTGGGTTCCATCCAGATCTCCTCTCCCGGTGCCATCCGCAGGTCACCCCCGAGGCTACACAGAGCTTCCACCCCCCCGTGTCCGCACGACACTGCTGAGCCGGGGTTGCAGATGTGCCGGGGCCGCCGGCACAGCTGGAGCGGGGCCGAGGCCTGAGAAAGCCCCTGCGCATTCCCCTCCCGCCTTCTCCCTTCCCGTTCCCAGCTTCCATCCGCTGCAGCCCAGAccagctggagccaggcagcCCTTCCTGGGATTTATTCCAGCTTCCTGCCCCTCCTCGCCGGCCGACCGGGACTGGGGCTGCCTTGGGCtgcttcctctccctgctcacagccgCCGGCCAGGCGCCACTGTCAGTACCCATCATCGCACGGGACCCCAGCGCTCATCACCAGCACCCACCATCACAGCAAAGCACCCCCACCCTGCGTGGTAGAGCATGAGGTACAACTGCAGCACCCATCACCCATCAGCACCCAGCTGAATCCCTGCTGAGGTGGGGAGGCTCCACAGGGCTCTAAAGATGAGCAGCCTTGGTGTGTCCCCCCTCACACCAGGTACCAGCACTCCCCAAACACGAAACCACTCGCCCTCTGCCTGGCCTTTGCACCCTGTGCACCGCCAGCTCAGCCCATCCCACCCCTCTGCAATTCCTGGGGGCAGCTTGGCACAAGGGGCGTGTGCCCATGAGCTCCCCTGGCCACCAGGCATCTACACCACTGCCACGAGGTGCCATGGGTGAGTGGGTGGGTGAGGatcatcccaaaccccacaccTGCTGGCAGCACAACAGGCAGCTTTGggccctgtcctgcctgggcGCAGTTAAGTGGACAGAGGTTTCCAGCCGGAGTCGGCACATTCACGTTTCCGCAGCCCCCACCGAGCCGGAGGGACCCTGCGGAGAGGGGAAAGTGGCCCAGCAGCGGCCCAGACACAGCGGAGCCGCGTGGCCTCAGCCCTGCCGGGACCGGAGGTGCCACAGGCCCAGGTGCAGCAGGCGAGGGACCCAAGCAGCGCTGCAGCGCCGGCTCCACTGGCGGCTCCTTGCAGGGCCCAGCACACTTCCTTCCTCCTGGCCGGCCCCGGCTTATCGGCCAGGCAGGGTGAGGGGTGACCCTGCTGTCCCCTTCCCAGGCCTTccgctccctgcagccctgggaaagcTCCCGGCCACGCTTCCACCGCAcctccagcaggcaggagctgctcgagctctgcagggcagcagggtgaTGCTGCCATGGGGGGTACCCTGCGcagcccccagcctgctcctgcactcCTGGGGCCTCCggaggctgcagggggatgCAGCTCCTACCACCCGAAGCCAGGGAGGATGCAGAGCTTCCCAGGATGCAGCGCCAGCCTCACACCAGGGGACACACCAGGCTGGGGAGCGGGGTCCTGACTCAGGGTAGGGTCCTGCACCCCACGGCAGAGCCGAAGTCCTTTTCCACGGAACACTGGAGGCTGGTGAAATCACATCTGGAGTCTAGACTCAGTGACTCGGTGGGCCGGGCCTGGCGGCCGTGCTGTACCCAGACCCTGCTGCACACTGTTTGCTTAGCTGGAGGTATTTAATTGGAATTAAAGTGGCCCCTCTTGTTTTTGCGGACAGGGCTGTTGGAAAAGGAGCTGTAAGTCATAGAAAACATCTGTAGGAGCCTGCGAAGGGTCATTAGATGGCAGAACGCGAGGCGCCACTTTTAGTGCTCGCAGCCGGCGCAGGGAATAATGGTTCAATACGGCTTTTGTGGAGGAGCTGCCAAGCCAGCAAACACTTTCTATTTATTCTGGCAGTGGGCATGGCCGAAGGGATGCAAGATCCTCCACATGTGGGCCTCCAGGAGGGGTAGGGAGGacactgccagtgctgcaggacaCGGGGCAGCTGGTCCCAGTGGAAGCTGTGGTggatgctggagctgcccctgcctgcagcccctccagcccccacGCCTGCACCAGCATTctctgcccatcccagccctaAAGGGTGCAGGATTGTGCCTGGCTCCCTGCAAGGAAGGGGGACAATCCATACTGTCCtcaccctgctccagggctgggtttgAGGTTACCCACTCCTACCcctcccattcctgctcctccaggccaCGGGGCGTTAGCCTCAGCTTGCTGAGTAccccagcagctgaggcagagcacGTTCCTATCCtgtggggctcctgcagcccaatCCCTGAACGGCCACCCTTCTCTGGGACCAGATCCCAGCTCCGACCCACACAGGGCTCAGTGACTCCGGCCCGGAATCCGGGTATTGCAGAgcaggggccaggctgggggaaggCCCAGTGCCAGAGAAGTGGGAGGGGGATGGGGACGGTCACTTGGTCACTTGGAAACAGCCAGACAACAGCCACTGGCTCCAGCGGGAGAAGGCGGGTCTGCTGATGCCAATCCCAGTGCcggctgggctgagcaggggcaTGGCCACACCAGCACTCCTTCCTTCAATATGGTTTAATATGAGAGAAAGCAAATGCacaatacaaaatttaaaaaccgGCGTACATCGATACCCCACCTGGGCGGCTGCTCCGACACACACAACACGATGCTCTTGCACAATTGTTTCGTCGTCTGTCACTTGCAAAGGGTCTTGAAgggccccagcccagcagtgccaggcacgGCCCACGGGCAAGGTCACTTCTCCTTCTTGGAGGCTTCTGTTGGCTCTTCTTTGGAagcccctgctgcctccttgggGGTTGAGCTCTCCTCGTAGCTGGGGACAAGAGGGACATGAGTGGggccagctcctccctggggacagagccctgtGCCACACGGGGACAGCCCAGCCTGTGGCCTCAgcttctgccctgctgctgttgAGGACAAGGTGGGCTCCAGCCATCAgcacccagcacaggcagccccatggggcagagcccaggcagggagatgAGGGATGCATCCCCCCAGACATCTCCAAGGGTAGGGTGGACCCAGCCAGGGGCCAGCTCTGTGCCCGGGGGCCTGTCCTTGCTCCCAAGAGCACTATTGGATATCCTGGATAGCACATGCTTTCCTTGGCTGAGCACGGGTGCCAGCGGGGCCGGTTAACAGGGGAACTGCAGCAAGACCAACAGCAGTGTTCCCTCCCAGGGTCTCACTCCTCTGGCTGCAAACCCCCTCCAGCAGTGGCCCCAGGGCTCTGGCTAAGGaaatgggaatgctgctccAAGCAGAAAGGACGAGGTCTGGGATGTCAAATCTTCTTGCCCTTCCCAGTCTCCTCTCTCAGAATGGGAGAGAAGCTGGCTCACAGCAGCGCAGcgacagctccagccctgcccacacagtgaggagagctgggaatagGGAGAGCTTGGGCCAGGGAGAGCCAGGACCTGCCCCTACCTGGCCAGAGCGACAGACAAGGGgccccggcggcagcggctACATggcactggggctctgctgccGGCGTCGGCGGGGACAGGACAGTTTCTGCTGCATGGAATCAGCCAGGCTGGCCGGCGAGCCAGACACCGTGGGGAAGTGGGTAAGTCTTGGTGTGTGAGGCAAGATTTCAGCAGAGGATTCATAGctgcaggagagagaggaagcaggaagggaaagacAAGGACAGAAAGGagggggggagagagagaaaaagcagaagagtttTGGAGTGAGAGCACTGAGAACGCACCGCCCTGTGCAGGACGCCTGGCATCCCCCTTCACCTGCTTGCACCCACTGGCCTCTCCTTGCCTGCAGACTCCAGGACAGGGCTGCAACATGAAAAAGTGAGCACTGAAACTCAGGGATGAGGCAGCTCCCACTGGcatgagcagagccaggcagccaGAACCTAGGGAGAGCAAGCCTGGGCAGTGGGGACGTGGCAGTGGAGCAGCCCGGGGGCTGGGCAGGTGACAGAGATGCAGCAGACCCTGTCCTGCCACTGAGGACAGCGTGCCCACAGCAGATGTGGGGAGCAGGATGGGTTCCCACTGCTGAGGGAGCTTTCTGCCTAGCCTGGTGAGGTTTGGCAAGGCTGAGTGCCATGGAGCTGATCCCAATGCCACCgacctctgctccagcagcaccccttCCCTGGGCCTGCAGCGCAGATCTGCTCACTCCCACCCTGCCTGCAGACCCTCACTGCTGTGAGACACCATGTGCAGGCAGAGACCACAGGAActgacagctccagggaggaTTAGGGCACACCAAAGCACCACAGCAGAGAGACCTGCACCTGGTGGGATTCCTGCGGTGGGAGCCACTGCCCTCCAGGCATTGGTCCCTCCGAATCCCACTTCCTCTGCCTGCAACTGGAGCCACTTCAAGGGAGGTCTAGCCCCCTGGGGCCATCAAGTTTGCAACCCTCCAGCATCCTGCTCTTGCCTGGCAACattttgctgctggagcagcctgtgctaCTGCTTTAGGAGGGCACTAGCCCCTGGCTGGCAGGCTCCCTGCGCTCCTTGCTGCCCAGTGGGCCCAGCCTCACAGCTCATCTCTCCCGAgtttcctggcaggagctgctgctgctgtcagctggtGAGTCACGGCACTGGGGAAAGCGGCTGCGGGATCCCAGGTGCACAGGAAGGACGATCCCAGGACactcagtgcctgcagcagcgATTGTCAGAAGCAAACATCAAAGGAGGGGCAGGtgcggcagggctggggacgGCCCAGCTGAGAGCCGCTGGGAACATGCATACCTGCATCTcccaggggaggggaggggagggaggagggaggacagCTGGCTTCCCGTTGCGCCCAGTTTCCCTCTGAGGAGGCTGGGAGCTCAGGAACACTCCCgggctggggcactggggaggctgggagggtACACTGCCCTGCTTTAGGAtgttcccttccctcctctgcatCACCCATCATTACTGTGCTGAGCCACCACCAAGTTTCAAGCACGACAGACAAACAGCTCTCAAGCAGGAGGCCAGAGCTGCCCACTGACAGCCTGGACAGGCTCCAAGAACAGCTGAGTACAACAGCCCAGTCCCCCTTCCTCTGTACACAGTCTTTGGGGCAGGGAGACTACTACGAACCAGGACACTCTGCCCAAGTGGGGAGGTTGGGATGTGCTCAAACCAGCCTTGGCTCTGGCTCCATTTCTCCCCACCCACAGGCCCTGGGACACAATGACCAAGTATCTCCACACCAGGTGTGCAGTCccaccctcccctgcctgccAGCGCATGGGAAGAGCCTGTCACCGGGGCGTAAAGCAATAccaggtgctgcctgctggtaccacagcacagctcccgCCCAGCTCGCGGGAGGCGGCCGGAGCCAGGCCCGGCATGTACAAACACAGACCCGCTCCCTCCACCCACGCACACCCAGAGCATGCCCAGATGAACCCgtccctccagctgtgcccggGCGTGGGAACATCTGCACGCTTCACGCGCTCCAGCGCCGCCGGCTAAACAGCTCCACGGCCAGCTGAGGCTCACCTGAACATTTCGGTTACTTCTCCCTTTGCCAAGGCCACCAGAAGCGGGAATCCAATGCAGGCAGGGACCAGGTACAGCAGCGcgggctgtggggaaggaaaacaacTGTTAAACCAAACCACAAATCACCCCGAGGGAAGAGTGCACAGTGAGCTCATGGCCTTGTCCCCTCTGCACCCATGGCATCTGTCACACGGCTACACGGGGAGTTAACATCCCAAAAAGCAGCTTCAAGAGCTAAGttagagctgcagcagcatgaaGCTGCTTGGGTACACCTAGATTGGGTATGAGGaggaaattctttcctgtgaggacGGTGAGATCCTGGCacaagctgcccagagaagctgtggatgttcagtccctggaagtgttcaaggccacgTTGGAACAGGGCGTGGAGCAGACTGGTCTAGTGGTTGGTGTctctgcccatagcaggggaCTTGAAACAAGATGGTCTCCGAGGTCTCTTCCCTAAACAATTCCGGGATTCTGTGAAAATCCTCGCTGTAAGGTGCCAGTGGGCCATGAACACACTGAGagctcctgtgcagagcagagtgtatgggctcccagagccccctgcagcacagccagtggGGGCTCAGGGCAGCTTGGTTAAAGAGCCAAAAAACACAGGGCCCCTGGCTGAGGGGTTGCTGTTGGAAACAAGGAGCCTTGCCCCAAGCaggcctctgctccagctgggcacaggagctttgggaagggaaaggtaCAGGCAAGCACTGGAAAATCAAAGccaagagaagaaataaatctaCTTTTTCCTGGCAGGATGCAGGAACTTCATGGCCAAGCTGGCCTGACCCACTTGGATGTGCAtccacaggaggcagcagggtggagctcacctgggcatGCTTGAAGATGTGCATGATGAATATGGTGAGGCCCAGCCCAAAGATGTAGGCCACAAAGCTGGTGTAGAAATACGTGTGCGTGTTCTTCttcaggctgcagggaaagggaagagctCAGTGACCTCTGGTCTGGAATGTCAGTGGCCAAAATGGAATTGGCCCGGCTCTCTTGGGCATCTCCCACCACAGTGGAGTGCACGGAGCAATGCTCTGCCTGTGTAGCTCCTGGTGTTGTGGGAGCAGTGTGGGACCGAAGGCAGTAAACCcaggtgaggggctggagaagggaagaaggcactgatgctgctgctggatggcAACTGGGAAGGGAGGAATTAGGGCAAGGAGCCAGGCAGAAGGTCACGTTGTCTTAGTGGAGTCTGTCCCTGGCTCTCAGCAGTTAATATTTTATcacagggcaggctgcaggaacTGGGATTCCCAGCAGGTGCAGGCAGGATGTGGGTGGTAACACCTGGAAGAGCTGGCACAGACCAGAGGCTCTGTGCAAGAGCAGTGGGAGTGGGGCCACACCACCACGGTCACAGAGCACCCTGTTCCCCAGAGCCTTTCAGTGTGGGGCaactgctgcagcccagctgtaGGTGCAGCTTCCCTAcgtgggaaggagctgcttccTCCAACACCAGTGGCAACCtagaggcagccagccctgccaggcaccCATTTGCATCCACGCGAGCAGCTCCCAGGCGCCAGCACCCCTGGCTCTTTCCCACGCTGTCACTGCTTCCTCACTGCCCTCCACTCCGTGCTTCCAGGGAGCTGGTgaggctctgtggggctgctgtgtgctgctgccctgaTCCCCATCCCCATGCCTGCACTCAACCACTCGCCCCAGTGCTCAGGACGTACCCACAGAGCCAGCCCCCTCTTCCAAGGGCTTTTCCTTCCACCCCTGGTGTGTCTCCACACCCAGCTCCAGAAGGGACCGCACGACTGCACTCCTGgctcccccttcccttttttcttctacaaaagCAGCTCAAATATGCTGCAAGATCCAACCTGCCGGAGACCCTTCCCTGCTCACCTGATATCAAACCGCAGCAGCAAGGCAATGAAGATccctgcagggagaaggaaacaATGAGGGGCTGCAAGTGGCACAGGAGGGACAGCGAGGGGCCggaggggcagggaagggacagcgaggggctggaggggcagggcaggcgGAGcgaggcagggcaggagccgcGGTGCTCCGGTGCCGTGCTCGGGGTGACAGTGCCCTCTCGTGGCAGCGGGACAGCACCGGGACCTGCCGGGAGACTCCCGACCCACCGGGGCTGCGCCTGGCCGAGGGCAGAGCCGGGCACCTGCTCAGTTCCCCGCAGCCCCCTCAAAGGAGACCCCAGCCCCGTCCTCCCCCTTCTGTCCTCACCCGGAATGACAATGTCTCCCAGTCCCAGCATGGCGAAGTTGTCGGCGtccagccccttctccagcaggtCCTGAGGGAAAACCACTGCGAGGAGCAGAACGAGGCACAGTGAGGGGGAGTGTCCCCACTGAGCCTGCCAGCCCCACTGGGCCTGGCAAAGAGAGaccagagcagggcaagggacctgtccctgccctcagccctctccttccctgcagctttcCTTGTTCTTTCTGGGACAATTCCAGAACAAGAAACTAAGGACCAAACTACTGCAtgcaccacagcagcaccagttcAGTCCTCCTGCTGTTCTGGGGCTctgtgttttttgggtttttttcggggggttttgttttggtttggtttttgttttgcttttttggtgggttttttggtgtggttttttttggtggtgtttatTTGGTATGGACTGTTTCTACAGCAGATGGAATTGCACACTCCAAAGGTGCAGAGTGACCCAGACAGAGCAGGGCACTGCAAACCATCCCTTTCCAGAGACCTGCCTTGGTTTGAGACTCAATGACAGGGAGGAGGGGGTCACCAGCAGGAAATGCTCCTGCCGACATCCCAGCCTGAACCACCTGCAGAGGTGGAGGGTGCATGGGACAGGGCTTGCAGCAAAAAAGACCCCAGCACACAGGAAAGATGTACTCACGTTTTATTGGGGCCTCAAATGATTTGGCAACTGTCACCATCACGTTGGTGCCAAAGACCTAGAACAGAAGGAGACCAAGGTGaccacagctgcacaggaacacacacacaatGCTCAGCTACAGCCTCACCCCAGGGCCAGGAGTGGCCTCAGTGGCAGAAAACAGCCAATGACCTGCCCAAATGTGGGCACAGGAGCCCTGCAAGCAAGCCCATTGTCTGGGGTAGAGGCATACGGTGGCACTGGGGGAGGTGGAGGTGGCTGCTTCACGGCTGTcctgctctcagagcagcatggggacagcactcacatggcagagctgctgcccaccacccagccctgcacctcaGTTCAGCTTTAATCCGTCAGCTCCATGTAAAGTCCAGTTGGAGGGCAGGAGCTTCCAGCCTGGGAGCTTCCAGCGGGGACAGGGGCAAGTGTCAGACCAGCTGCAGTTTGCTCTGGGGTCATTTACTTGCACAGCCCTATCAGCTGTAAATACTGGCAGCATTTGGGGGTGGACTGTAAACACTGAGGGCAGCCACTCTGATCTCTGCACCTTGCCACCTCTAAGCTTCCAGTCCAGCAGGCACAAAAGCCAGGTGCTGGTTAGCACTGGGTGAGCAAGATCCTGGATCTTTGGATTAAAGGGAAATCTTAAAGCATCAGGTTAACTCCCATAAGGTACAGCAAGTTCTGAGCATTgccatggagtgacaggactCGACACTGGGATCAGGGAAAAGCATCACATGCCCCCCCAAAACTATGTGGGGCAACAGCGTCAACCCACTGAgatctccttcctcctcaaaaCCCTCCTGGGATCTCCGTGTGATTGAATCCATGCCAAGATCCAAGtgaccagctcctgcagaggggCACAGTATGAAGGCCTCCACTCCAAGGCAGCCCTTCCCTAAGTCTCCAGCAATACTCTGATCCATGGAGAAGCCGAGGTGAGAGACAGACAGCAAGTGGAGAGCAGAGGGGGGCACTCAGTGTCCCCAAAGCACTGGGAAGCCACTCGCACACTAAGCAGGGCCTGGGGCACCAGGTGTGCTAAGGCAGAAGGCAGAGTCCCCtccagctgagagctgcagaggaagtgGCCCACAGGCTAAAAAACCACAGAGCCCAGACTGTTAACGAGCCCGGGAAACAGGGGCACCACCGGCCAAGTACAAAACAACCCACACTAGCCAGGCGTAAATATGGAGGGATtacacaggcagctgcagagctgctggacagACCTCAATGTATACAAGGCTCTCAGACATTTGGAAACATGGTGATTCAGAaggtggaggcagcaggaaggactGGGGAACACAGACATTACAAGGAGAAACACTCTCCCATCCATGGAGCAGAGCACACGACTGCATTCCTGCCCTCCCCGCCCCCCTTTCCTCTACAAAAGCAGCTCAAATGCACTGcaagaaataaggaaaacctcaaaatgaaaaagttaGGGTGCAGCACTGGCTGAGGAGAAGGGACTGGAGTCATTCCAGGGTCTGCTCCTCTGTGCAAGAGAACAGAAGGATACGAACGAAACCAGCAGATGACAGAGCCAAGGCACAGCTCATACAAGCAGGCTCAGtgtgccccagagcagcctccagcCCACCCAACAGCTGTCAGGCCTTGGGAAGACCATAATGGGGAATCCAGGACCAGATCTGACACACACTGAGTACCCCACAATAGCTCTGATgaggtccctgccagcccagggctctcTAAATGagacaataaaagaaaacacactcGATGAGCCACATTCTGCCACTGTGGATTCTGTCATCAACCCTGCCACACTCCTCTGGGCTGAGAAACCAAAAATTGACTTCAAGTGTGCGTCCAGCCAGCGTGGTGCCTCCAGAAAGGCAGAATGCCAGGCACACACTTCCACCAATGGCCTGCAGAACACTCCTGCTTACCCAGAACACATCGTAGATGAAGAGGCCCCCAAGCAAGATGCAGCCAGTGCTGACATTGTTCaggtgcagcagctccaccCCGTTGAGGGAGAATGC contains:
- the HM13 gene encoding minor histocompatibility antigen H13 isoform X1, giving the protein MEEPAAHNGSAAGAAPGAGTPARPPATPEGMALAYGSLVLMALLPIFFGALRSVSCAKSKNSSEMPETITSRDAARFPIVASCTLLGLYLFFKIFSQEYINLLLSMYFFVLGILALSHTISPMMNRFFPANFPNKQYQLLFTQGSGESKEEIVNYEFDTKDLVCLALSSVVGVWYLLRKHWIANNLFGLAFSLNGVELLHLNNVSTGCILLGGLFIYDVFWVFGTNVMVTVAKSFEAPIKLVFPQDLLEKGLDADNFAMLGLGDIVIPGIFIALLLRFDISLKKNTHTYFYTSFVAYIFGLGLTIFIMHIFKHAQPALLYLVPACIGFPLLVALAKGEVTEMFSYESSAEILPHTPRLTHFPTVSGSPASLADSMQQKLSCPRRRRQQSPSAM